Proteins encoded by one window of Moorella humiferrea:
- a CDS encoding putative zinc-binding protein, whose product MTQHENWYLPYMDQKVKGIKVVERPAPVAIFYCAGASNVGQSTVLGSNAAARRLGYDRAALLCLASISAGLKNVSRAAAEAKGIVAVDGCPMQCARRTLEKAGFHVNESLVVTRDCNVPKSFILEDAAAITNVAEAIVASVEKIEKGRMEVSDAGGYDAK is encoded by the coding sequence ATGACACAACATGAAAATTGGTACCTTCCATATATGGATCAAAAGGTCAAGGGCATTAAAGTGGTAGAACGTCCGGCACCGGTAGCTATCTTTTACTGCGCCGGGGCCTCCAATGTAGGCCAGAGCACGGTACTGGGCAGCAACGCGGCTGCCCGGCGCCTAGGATATGACCGGGCCGCCCTCCTTTGCCTGGCCAGCATCTCGGCCGGTTTGAAAAATGTCAGCCGCGCCGCTGCTGAAGCCAAAGGTATCGTGGCTGTAGACGGTTGCCCCATGCAGTGTGCCCGCCGCACCCTAGAAAAGGCCGGTTTCCACGTTAACGAGAGCCTGGTTGTTACCAGGGACTGCAATGTGCCCAAATCCTTTATCCTGGAGGACGCCGCCGCTATTACCAACGTCGCCGAGGCCATTGTTGCTAGCGTAGAAAAAATCGAAAAGGGCCGGATGGAAGTTAGCGATGCGGGAGGTTATGATGCTAAGTAG
- a CDS encoding radical SAM protein encodes MKTAISFFGEALVKQGLSYIEREPEKNLAKLLNWAEHLAPHPVHKDQIRRAKDVLSNPESNWHQLVMRVFKELNPRARQKVITNFLLNSWLIGIPRQRAISEKEDFNVPYAILLDLTARCNLRCRGCWAGDYEQGYQLELPLVERLLKEAQELGIYFLVLSGGEPLVRTRDVLYLASCFPEMVFHVYTNGTLISEQLADNVAAVGNITFAISLEGFEEQTDNRRGKGVYKKVMRAMDILRERGIPFGFSATYTRENTEAIASDAFIDLMIEKGCLFGWLFTYVPVGRDADLELMATPWQRALMFSRVQTWRQTKPIAVFDFWNDGALTDGCIAGGRRYFHINAAGEVEPCAFIHYSTVNIRDVSMRDALRSPLMRAYQKRQPFNANLLRPCPLIDNPHSLADIIAETGAINTQSHAVNAKTLADSLMDYASAWGKIADELWEKFMGQQADK; translated from the coding sequence GGCGAGGCTTTGGTTAAGCAAGGGCTTAGTTACATTGAACGGGAACCGGAGAAAAACCTTGCCAAGCTGTTAAATTGGGCCGAGCACCTGGCGCCGCATCCGGTACATAAAGATCAGATTCGTAGGGCCAAAGATGTCTTAAGCAACCCTGAGAGCAACTGGCATCAATTAGTCATGCGGGTATTTAAAGAGTTAAATCCCCGGGCCCGCCAGAAAGTGATCACCAACTTTTTATTAAATTCCTGGCTGATTGGTATTCCCAGGCAACGGGCTATATCGGAAAAAGAAGATTTTAATGTTCCTTATGCGATTCTTCTGGATCTTACTGCGCGGTGTAATCTCCGTTGCCGCGGCTGTTGGGCCGGGGATTATGAGCAGGGTTATCAATTAGAGCTGCCTTTAGTGGAACGATTGTTAAAAGAAGCCCAGGAGCTGGGGATCTACTTTTTGGTATTGTCCGGTGGCGAGCCGCTGGTGAGGACGAGGGATGTCCTGTATCTGGCCTCCTGTTTCCCGGAAATGGTCTTTCATGTCTATACCAACGGAACCTTGATAAGTGAGCAATTAGCTGATAACGTAGCGGCCGTGGGCAATATTACTTTTGCCATCAGTTTGGAGGGTTTTGAAGAACAGACGGATAATCGCCGCGGAAAAGGAGTATACAAAAAAGTAATGCGGGCTATGGACATCTTGCGGGAACGGGGTATACCCTTCGGCTTTTCGGCAACGTATACCCGCGAAAACACCGAGGCTATTGCCAGCGATGCCTTCATTGATTTGATGATAGAAAAAGGATGCTTATTCGGCTGGCTTTTTACTTATGTGCCGGTCGGACGCGATGCCGATCTGGAGTTGATGGCTACACCGTGGCAAAGGGCCTTAATGTTCTCCAGGGTCCAGACCTGGCGGCAAACAAAGCCGATAGCTGTTTTTGATTTCTGGAACGACGGCGCCCTTACTGACGGTTGCATAGCCGGCGGGCGGCGCTATTTCCATATCAATGCTGCCGGCGAGGTTGAACCTTGCGCCTTTATTCACTACAGTACGGTTAATATTCGCGACGTATCCATGCGCGATGCGCTGCGTTCACCGTTAATGCGGGCCTATCAAAAACGCCAGCCTTTCAATGCCAATCTGCTGCGGCCTTGCCCGTTGATTGATAATCCCCACTCCCTGGCCGACATCATCGCGGAAACCGGGGCTATTAATACCCAAAGCCATGCTGTAAACGCTAAAACCCTGGCCGATTCCCTTATGGACTATGCCTCTGCCTGGGGAAAGATTGCTGATGAATTGTGGGAGAAATTTATGGGACAACAAGCGGATAAGTGA
- a CDS encoding carboxymuconolactone decarboxylase family protein yields MSKDMGNLNVEELLAKMAQETGSEPKPMKYLAQLRPEMVLEHARSKQFAASGQAIPEKYKALISFAVAAALGSESCTLTQAKIARRKGATAEEIIEALITARFTTSSTIFSTAVNALEMLAGEK; encoded by the coding sequence ATGAGTAAAGACATGGGGAATCTCAATGTCGAAGAATTGCTTGCGAAAATGGCCCAAGAAACCGGCAGTGAACCCAAACCGATGAAGTATTTGGCGCAACTGCGGCCGGAAATGGTTTTGGAACATGCCCGCAGCAAGCAGTTTGCAGCCTCAGGACAGGCTATCCCGGAAAAGTATAAAGCCTTGATCAGTTTCGCTGTTGCTGCCGCCCTGGGTTCTGAGAGCTGTACCCTCACCCAGGCGAAAATCGCCCGTCGTAAAGGAGCTACCGCCGAAGAAATAATCGAGGCCCTAATTACCGCCCGTTTTACTACTTCCTCTACTATCTTTTCCACTGCAGTAAACGCCCTGGAAATGCTCGCCGGGGAAAAATAG
- the gcvH gene encoding glycine cleavage system protein GcvH gives MAAKYVILPCNGLDKEAGCLARELALKMAAAMDGEIICPVLYQTAPSRYASLLQEGNLIVIDGCATRCASRIAANNNLKISRKITMAEEAKKRDYNPGPDWRLGAGAAAFVEDVWRSWQPVFMEQGAGRASEENTGLFAGPVEYAIHRHDKFIFRVPLEGFYFNENDCWVQVEGNRGRVGISDYLQQNLSDITFVTPPDPGTEVEQFGEMGTIESAKAVYELVSPVTGRVVAINEAVLEAPELINENPYEKGWIAELELTNFEADREFLLDGRRYLEVLKEKVADFNAGK, from the coding sequence GTGGCGGCAAAGTATGTTATCTTACCCTGTAACGGCCTGGATAAAGAAGCCGGCTGCCTGGCCCGGGAACTGGCCCTCAAAATGGCGGCAGCTATGGACGGCGAGATCATCTGCCCGGTGCTTTACCAGACGGCGCCGTCCCGTTATGCCTCCCTCCTCCAGGAAGGAAACCTCATAGTTATCGACGGCTGCGCCACCCGCTGCGCCAGCCGCATTGCCGCCAATAATAACCTGAAGATTTCCCGCAAGATAACCATGGCCGAAGAAGCTAAAAAGAGGGACTATAATCCCGGCCCGGACTGGCGGCTGGGGGCAGGGGCGGCGGCCTTTGTAGAGGATGTCTGGCGCTCCTGGCAGCCTGTATTCATGGAACAGGGAGCCGGCCGGGCATCGGAAGAAAACACCGGTCTTTTTGCCGGCCCTGTGGAATACGCTATCCATCGCCACGATAAGTTTATCTTCCGGGTCCCCCTGGAAGGCTTTTACTTCAACGAGAACGACTGCTGGGTGCAGGTAGAGGGGAACAGGGGCCGCGTAGGCATCAGCGACTACCTGCAGCAGAACCTTTCCGATATCACCTTTGTCACGCCCCCCGACCCAGGTACGGAAGTGGAGCAATTCGGCGAGATGGGAACCATCGAATCGGCCAAGGCGGTGTATGAGCTGGTTTCCCCGGTTACCGGTAGAGTGGTGGCCATTAATGAAGCCGTCCTGGAGGCGCCGGAACTCATCAATGAAAACCCCTATGAAAAGGGCTGGATTGCCGAACTGGAACTGACCAATTTTGAGGCTGACCGCGAATTTTTACTGGACGGGCGGCGCTATCTGGAAGTATTGAAGGAAAAGGTGGCTGATTTCAATGCCGGGAAATAG
- a CDS encoding B12-binding domain-containing radical SAM protein — protein sequence MKKYNILLIQPRPDKGLGFKDLAVIEPLGLEMVAAALEGEGHQVAIVDLFNPADLPKALQTYQPQLCGINCSFTIDVYRTLAIARAIKDANPAIKIFVGGHHASLNPADFKDPAIDCLVIGEGEITTVELVNCWAEEGDLNRVAGLVINHYNRQFATCARPLISDLDTLPLPARHLIKPYINKYFLGLAKPVSAVETARGCPFRCNFCSVWRFYQGKSRRKSVERAVEEIASLPARRVLITDDNFLADVKRAMAIGIKLKERGVKKNYFFQARSDTIVNHPEVIDLWQEIGLTSVFIGFEKITEAALQQVEKHNSVRNNEKALTMLQSRGINVIASFIVDPDFSTEDFEQLKQYIIEKRIQTPSFSILTPLPGTELYDQVSNKLSFTNWEQFDLLHAVLPTLLPPSHFYQQFASLYATAYHRFDLVRNNAWGAIKAILRRDISISHLIKIWRSFRRFARAASYWP from the coding sequence ATGAAAAAGTACAATATCTTGCTCATTCAACCGCGCCCGGACAAGGGACTAGGATTTAAAGACCTGGCGGTTATTGAACCCCTGGGTCTGGAGATGGTGGCTGCAGCCCTGGAAGGAGAAGGCCATCAGGTAGCCATTGTAGATTTATTTAATCCTGCCGATTTGCCCAAAGCGCTCCAGACTTATCAACCGCAGTTGTGCGGTATTAACTGCTCTTTTACCATCGACGTTTATCGTACCCTGGCCATTGCCCGGGCAATTAAAGATGCGAATCCTGCAATTAAAATTTTTGTCGGGGGGCATCATGCCTCGTTAAACCCGGCAGATTTCAAAGACCCGGCCATAGATTGCTTAGTAATCGGCGAGGGCGAAATAACCACCGTGGAATTAGTTAATTGCTGGGCCGAGGAAGGCGATCTGAACCGGGTAGCCGGACTGGTTATCAATCATTATAATAGACAGTTTGCCACTTGCGCCCGGCCCCTCATTAGCGACTTAGATACCTTACCCCTTCCAGCGCGGCATTTAATAAAACCTTATATTAATAAATATTTTTTAGGTTTGGCTAAACCGGTTAGCGCCGTGGAGACGGCGCGCGGTTGCCCTTTCCGTTGCAATTTTTGTAGTGTGTGGCGTTTTTATCAAGGCAAAAGCCGGCGTAAAAGTGTGGAACGGGCGGTAGAAGAGATAGCGAGCCTACCCGCCCGCAGGGTTTTAATAACAGATGATAATTTTTTGGCTGATGTAAAGCGGGCCATGGCTATCGGTATAAAATTAAAGGAACGGGGTGTGAAGAAAAATTATTTCTTTCAGGCTCGGAGTGATACCATTGTCAATCATCCCGAAGTTATTGACTTGTGGCAGGAAATTGGTTTAACGTCCGTCTTTATCGGTTTTGAAAAGATAACGGAAGCGGCCTTGCAGCAGGTAGAAAAACATAATTCAGTACGTAATAACGAAAAGGCCCTGACCATGCTCCAGAGCCGGGGGATTAATGTTATTGCCTCATTTATCGTTGATCCCGACTTTTCCACAGAAGACTTTGAGCAATTAAAGCAATACATTATAGAAAAACGTATTCAAACGCCATCGTTTTCCATTTTAACTCCCCTACCGGGTACCGAGCTGTATGACCAAGTAAGTAATAAGTTGAGCTTTACGAACTGGGAACAATTCGATCTATTACACGCCGTCCTACCCACCTTGTTGCCGCCGTCCCACTTTTACCAGCAATTTGCCTCTCTTTATGCTACAGCCTACCACCGGTTTGATTTAGTAAGAAACAATGCCTGGGGGGCAATAAAGGCTATTTTAAGGCGAGACATTTCCATCAGTCACCTTATAAAAATATGGCGGTCTTTTCGCCGTTTCGCCAGGGCAGCATCTTATTGGCCATAG
- a CDS encoding MFS transporter, whose amino-acid sequence MAVETLVGETRTYAKNKWILATVAIGAFISTFDGGVINVGLPTIASYFKTNINTVQWVTSVYLLAMSALLLIFGTMADAYGRRRIYNAGYFVITIFTLFCALATSIGMLIFFRVLQAVGGSMVMANGMAIATENYPPEERGKNLGFLGTVVAIGSLAGPPLGGLVIGWMGWRAVFFLTFLVALAGFLASAVTIPRDRRLKEKLNFDYTGALAVIIAIVTFIYGFSNANVYGWTSPIILISILLFIISSLFLIFYERRRANAILDFQLFKNWTFTSSIIAALVSFITMYSPTVLIPFFYQKVLGFTPQKAGFLMMAFPAAMAITASFSGWLSDKIGYVLLTTTGLVLNGLALVALANISLQTPITLIIIYIAVMGASLGMFQSPNNSCVMGSVPKNKLGAATGISQLIKNLGMVIGITFSVAIFSSRMAAMPLEYNQAFVRSMGFVYYLAAVLSFAGAVISSRRGK is encoded by the coding sequence ATGGCAGTAGAGACTTTGGTAGGTGAAACAAGAACATATGCCAAAAACAAATGGATTCTTGCTACGGTAGCCATCGGCGCCTTTATTTCCACTTTTGATGGCGGTGTAATTAATGTCGGCCTGCCAACCATCGCCAGCTATTTTAAAACTAATATCAATACTGTCCAGTGGGTCACTTCTGTCTATTTGTTGGCCATGTCCGCCCTTCTCTTGATCTTCGGCACCATGGCCGACGCTTACGGCCGCCGCCGTATCTATAACGCCGGTTACTTTGTTATCACCATTTTCACCCTCTTTTGCGCTTTGGCCACCAGTATCGGGATGCTCATTTTTTTCCGGGTTTTACAGGCTGTAGGTGGATCCATGGTAATGGCCAACGGCATGGCGATAGCAACAGAAAATTACCCACCGGAAGAGCGCGGTAAAAACCTGGGGTTTTTAGGAACTGTAGTGGCCATCGGCAGCTTGGCCGGGCCGCCCCTGGGAGGTTTAGTAATCGGCTGGATGGGCTGGCGGGCCGTCTTCTTTTTAACCTTCCTGGTAGCCCTCGCCGGCTTCCTGGCCTCGGCGGTAACCATACCCCGGGACAGGCGTTTAAAAGAAAAATTGAACTTCGATTACACCGGGGCGCTGGCTGTTATTATCGCTATTGTTACCTTTATCTACGGTTTTTCCAATGCCAATGTTTACGGCTGGACCAGCCCCATAATTCTTATTAGCATTCTCCTTTTTATAATCAGCAGCCTATTTTTGATTTTTTACGAACGTCGCCGCGCTAATGCTATCCTCGATTTCCAGCTCTTTAAAAACTGGACCTTTACCTCGTCAATTATAGCCGCCCTGGTATCTTTTATTACCATGTATTCACCGACGGTTTTGATACCTTTTTTCTACCAGAAAGTGCTGGGCTTTACTCCCCAGAAAGCCGGTTTCCTGATGATGGCTTTCCCGGCGGCCATGGCCATTACCGCCTCTTTCAGCGGCTGGCTTTCCGATAAAATCGGCTATGTTCTCTTAACCACCACCGGCCTGGTATTGAACGGCCTAGCCCTGGTGGCCCTGGCCAACATCAGCCTGCAAACGCCTATAACCTTGATAATTATTTATATCGCCGTAATGGGCGCCTCCCTGGGGATGTTCCAGTCCCCGAACAATAGCTGCGTTATGGGCAGCGTGCCCAAAAACAAGCTTGGTGCCGCCACCGGTATCAGTCAATTGATCAAAAATCTGGGTATGGTCATCGGTATCACATTTTCTGTAGCCATCTTCAGTTCGCGGATGGCCGCTATGCCCCTTGAGTACAATCAAGCGTTCGTCAGAAGTATGGGTTTCGTCTATTACCTGGCAGCCGTTTTAAGTTTTGCCGGGGCCGTTATCTCCTCCCGGCGTGGTAAATAA
- the arsC gene encoding arsenate reductase (thioredoxin): MPKKPVILFLCTGNSCRSQMAEGFARALGGDKVEVYSAGIEPAGLNPRAVAVMAEAGIDISRQTSAPIDPEILSKADLIVTLCGDARDKCPVTPPTIRREHWPLRDPAKAEGDEEEIMAVFRTVRDEIRERVTQLLKDIFNT, translated from the coding sequence ATGCCAAAGAAGCCCGTTATTCTTTTTCTCTGTACCGGCAACTCTTGCCGCAGTCAGATGGCTGAAGGTTTCGCCCGGGCCCTGGGCGGGGACAAAGTGGAAGTTTATAGTGCAGGCATCGAGCCAGCCGGTCTGAACCCTCGCGCCGTTGCGGTTATGGCGGAAGCCGGAATCGATATTTCCCGGCAAACCTCCGCCCCCATCGATCCGGAAATCTTAAGCAAGGCTGACCTGATTGTCACCCTCTGCGGCGATGCCCGTGATAAGTGTCCCGTGACCCCACCGACCATTCGTCGCGAACACTGGCCCCTCCGCGACCCTGCCAAGGCCGAAGGAGATGAGGAGGAAATAATGGCGGTTTTCCGTACCGTTCGGGACGAGATCCGGGAAAGGGTGACCCAGCTCCTGAAAGATATTTTTAATACTTGA
- a CDS encoding cation diffusion facilitator family transporter, which translates to MENHEHNNDRRLHHHDHHHHHSHLETGTVNGLNLVLTMLLNLLITVAEIAGGLLAGSLSLVSDALHNLSDAAAVAISLAALRFSRREATLEKTFGFQRLEILAALFNSAVLIAISLLLFKESATRLLHPQAINSSMMMVVGALGLLANTLAALLLRRDAGKSLNVRSSYLHLFSDALSSVAVVAGGIAIYFWQITWIDPLLTILIGLYVINESYEIVADTVQILMEGTPKGIKLEEIYTSIKSLPGIRDLHHVHVWQLGERQINFEGHIDLEQDISISESEKLRRQVEALLRDKFGIEHIMLQMEYEGCTGRGLLSCII; encoded by the coding sequence GTGGAGAATCATGAGCATAACAATGATAGGCGTCTGCATCACCATGATCACCATCATCACCACAGCCATCTGGAAACAGGAACGGTAAACGGCCTGAACCTGGTGCTAACGATGCTGTTAAACCTGCTTATTACCGTTGCGGAAATAGCTGGAGGCTTACTGGCGGGAAGCCTTTCCTTGGTTTCCGATGCCCTACACAACTTAAGTGATGCGGCGGCCGTGGCCATCAGCCTGGCGGCGTTACGTTTTTCCCGGCGGGAGGCAACCCTGGAGAAAACCTTCGGTTTTCAGCGTCTGGAGATTCTGGCCGCCCTGTTCAATTCCGCTGTGTTAATAGCGATTTCCCTTTTGCTTTTTAAGGAATCGGCAACCCGCTTACTACATCCCCAGGCTATCAATAGCTCAATGATGATGGTTGTCGGAGCCCTCGGTTTATTAGCCAACACCCTGGCGGCTTTACTCCTGCGGCGCGACGCCGGCAAGAGCCTGAACGTGCGTTCTTCATACCTGCATTTATTCTCCGACGCCTTGTCCTCAGTGGCGGTAGTTGCCGGCGGTATCGCGATCTATTTTTGGCAGATAACCTGGATCGACCCCCTTTTAACCATCTTAATTGGCCTGTATGTCATTAATGAAAGCTATGAAATTGTTGCTGATACAGTCCAGATTCTCATGGAAGGCACACCCAAAGGGATAAAACTGGAGGAAATATATACCTCGATCAAAAGCTTACCGGGTATCCGCGATCTGCATCATGTGCATGTCTGGCAGTTGGGAGAGCGGCAGATTAATTTTGAAGGCCACATCGACCTGGAACAGGATATATCTATCAGTGAATCGGAAAAGCTACGTCGGCAAGTGGAAGCCTTATTGCGGGATAAATTCGGCATCGAGCACATTATGCTCCAAATGGAATACGAAGGCTGCACGGGTAGGGGGTTGCTTTCCTGCATAATTTAA
- a CDS encoding ArsR/SmtB family transcription factor, which yields MERIHNLKAEFFKALAHPTRVRIIELLRHGERCVCELMEELELEQPNISQHLAVLRKQDIVEATKDGLRVIYRIKDPRIVTLLDLAGEIIAREIAETMALMQGFNKGKTK from the coding sequence ATGGAACGCATCCATAATTTAAAAGCGGAATTTTTCAAAGCCCTGGCTCACCCCACCAGGGTGCGGATTATAGAACTTTTACGCCATGGTGAGCGCTGCGTTTGTGAGCTGATGGAAGAGCTGGAATTAGAACAGCCCAACATCTCCCAGCACCTGGCCGTCCTGCGCAAACAGGACATTGTCGAGGCCACCAAAGACGGTTTACGGGTGATTTACCGCATCAAGGATCCCCGCATCGTTACTCTACTGGATCTGGCCGGGGAGATTATCGCCAGGGAGATTGCCGAGACTATGGCCCTCATGCAGGGATTCAACAAAGGCAAAACAAAATGA
- a CDS encoding 4Fe-4S dicluster domain-containing protein — MAETTFMGVPRDKITWAPVIDYTRCNYCLECAKFCPHQVYEIREEEPRLIVANPNNCVVFCRACAKTCGPDAISFPEKSRVLETIKALRQQEGGK, encoded by the coding sequence ATGGCTGAAACTACCTTTATGGGCGTCCCGCGGGATAAGATCACCTGGGCGCCGGTGATTGATTATACCAGGTGCAACTACTGCCTGGAGTGCGCTAAATTCTGTCCCCACCAGGTATATGAAATCCGTGAGGAAGAGCCCCGGCTTATCGTGGCCAATCCCAACAATTGTGTCGTCTTCTGTCGCGCCTGCGCCAAGACCTGCGGACCCGACGCCATTTCCTTTCCCGAAAAATCCCGCGTCCTGGAAACAATCAAGGCCCTGCGCCAGCAAGAAGGGGGTAAATAG